From one Orcinus orca chromosome 10, mOrcOrc1.1, whole genome shotgun sequence genomic stretch:
- the DUSP7 gene encoding dual specificity protein phosphatase 7: MKNQLRGPPARAHMSASGASAAGGTGAGSEPGAGSGSGAGTGAGAAAGAGAMPCKSAEWLQEELEARGGASLLLLDCRPHELFESSHIETAINLAIPGLMLRRLRKGNLPIRSIIPNHADKERFATRCKAATVLLYDEATAEWQPEPGAPASVLGLLLQKLRDDGCQAYYLQGGFNKFQTEYSEHCETNVDSSSSPSGSPPTSVLGLGGLRISSDCSDGESDRELPSSATESDGSPVPSSQPAFPVQILPYLYLGCAKDSTNLDVLGKYGIKYILNVTPNLPNAFEHGGEFTYKQIPISDHWSQNLSQFFPEAISFIDEARSKKCGVLVHCLAGISRSVTVTVAYLMQKMNLSLNDAYDFVKRKKSNISPNFNFMGQLLDFERTLGLSSPCDNHTPSEQLYFSTPTNHNLFPLNTLEST; encoded by the exons ATGAAAAACCAGCTCCGCGGCCCCCCAGCGCGGGCGCACATGTCGGCCTCGGGGGCGTCGGCGGCTGGGGGCACCGGGGCGGGGTCGGAGCCCGGTGCGGGGTCTGGTTCCGGCGCCGGTACCGGGGCAGGCGCGGCGGCGGGTGCGGGGGCCATGCCTTGCAAGAGTGCCGAGTGGCTGCAGGAGGAGCTGGAGGCGCGCGGCGGCGCGTCCCTGCTGCTGCTCGACTGCCGGCCGCACGAGCTCTTCGAGTCGTCGCACATCGAGACGGCCATCAACCTGGCCATCCCGGGCCTCATGCTGCGCCGCTTGCGCAAGGGCAACCTGCCCATCCGCTCCATCATCCCCAACCACGCCGACAAGGAGCGTTTCGCTACGCGCTGCAAGGCGGCCACCGTTTTGCTCTACGACGAGGCCACGGCCGAGTGGCAGCCAGAGCCTGGCGCTCCCGCTTCGGTGCTTGGCCTTCTCCTGCAAAAGCTGCGCGACGACGGCTGCCAGGCCTACTACCTCCAAG GTGGTTTCAACAAGTTCCAGACAGAGTACTCAGAACACTGCGAGACCAACGTGGACAGCTCGTCCTCGCCGAGTGGCTCACCGCCCACCTCAGTGTTGGGTCTGGGGGGCCTACGCATCAGCTCTGACTGCTCAGATGGTGAGTCGGACAGAGAGCTGCCCAGCAGTGCCACCGAGTCAGACGGCAGCCCTGTGCCATCCAGCCAACCGGCCTTCCCCGTCCAGATCCTGCCCTACCTCTACCTCGGCTGCGCCAAGGACTCCACCAACCTGGATGTGCTCGGCAAGTACGGCATCAAGTATATCCTCAACGTCACGCCCAACCTGCCCAATGCCTTCGAGCACGGGGGCGAGTTCACCTACAAGCAGATCCCCATCTCTGACCACTGGAGCCAGAACCTCTCCCAGTTCTTCCCTGAGGCCATCAGCTTCATCG ATGAGGCCCGCTCCAAGAAGTGCGGTGTCCTGGTGCACTGCCTGGCAGGCATCAGCCGCTCGGTGACGGTCACGGTGGCCTACCTGATGCAGAAGATGAACCTGTCGCTCAATGATGCCTACGACTTTGTCAAGAGGAAAAAGTCCAACATCTCACCCAACTTCAACTTTATGGGGCAGCTGCTGGACTTCGAGCGGACGCTGGGGCTGAGCAGCCCGTGTGACAACCACACCCCCAGCGAGCAGCTCTACTTCTCCACGCCCACCAACCACAACCTGTTCCCACTCAACACGCTCGAGTCCACGTGA